The following are encoded together in the Blautia obeum ATCC 29174 genome:
- the fusA gene encoding elongation factor G: protein MAGKEGREYPLERTRNIGIMAHIDAGKTTLTERILYYTGVNYKIGDTHEGTATMDWMEQEQERGITITSAATTCHWTLQDHCKKKPGALEHRINIIDTPGHVDFTVEVERSLRVLDGAVGVFCAKGGVEPQSENVWRQADTYNVPRMAFINKMDILGANFYNAVDQIKTRLGKNAICLQLPIGKEDEFKGIIDLFEMQAYIYNDEKGEDISITDIPEDMKEEAELYHTELVEKICELDDDLMMEYLEGEEPSNEKLKAVLRKATCECTAVPVCCGTAYRNKGVQKLLDAIIEYMPAPTDIPPIEGVDLDGNPIVRHSSDEEPFSALAFKIMTDPFVGKLAYFRVYSGTMNSGSYVLNATKDKKERVGRILQMHANKRMELDKVYSGDIAAAIGFKFTTTGDTICDDQHPVILESMEFPEPVIELAIEPKTKAGQGKLGEALAKLAEEDPTFRAHTNQETGQTIIAGMGELHLEIIVDRLLREFKVEANVGAPQVAYKETITKAVDIDSKYAKQSGGRGQYGHCKVKFEPMDANGEELYKFESTVVGGAIPKEYIPAVGEGIEEAMKAGILGGFPVVGVHANVYDGSYHEVDSSEMAFHIAGSLAFKDAMQKAAPILLEPIMRVEVTTPEDYMGDVIGDINSRRGRIEGMDDIGGGKMIRGFVPLSEMFGYATDLRSRTQGRGNYSMFFEKYEQVPKSVQEKILSKKD from the coding sequence TTGGCTGGAAAAGAAGGTAGAGAATACCCGCTTGAGCGTACCAGAAACATTGGTATCATGGCTCATATCGATGCAGGTAAGACAACTCTTACAGAACGTATCCTTTATTATACAGGTGTCAACTACAAAATCGGTGATACTCATGAAGGTACCGCAACAATGGACTGGATGGAGCAGGAGCAGGAGAGAGGTATCACAATTACTTCCGCTGCTACAACATGTCACTGGACTCTGCAGGATCACTGCAAGAAGAAACCAGGTGCTCTGGAACATCGTATCAACATCATTGATACTCCAGGACACGTAGACTTCACCGTAGAGGTTGAGCGTTCACTCCGTGTACTTGACGGCGCTGTCGGCGTCTTCTGTGCAAAGGGTGGTGTAGAACCTCAGTCAGAAAACGTATGGCGTCAGGCTGACACTTACAATGTACCGCGTATGGCATTCATCAACAAGATGGATATCCTCGGTGCAAACTTCTACAATGCTGTAGATCAGATCAAGACTCGTCTTGGTAAAAACGCTATCTGCTTACAGCTTCCAATCGGAAAAGAAGATGAATTCAAAGGTATCATCGACCTTTTCGAAATGCAGGCTTATATCTACAATGATGAGAAAGGTGAAGACATTTCCATCACAGATATTCCGGAAGATATGAAGGAAGAAGCAGAACTTTATCATACAGAACTCGTAGAGAAAATCTGCGAACTGGATGACGATTTAATGATGGAATATCTGGAAGGTGAAGAACCGTCTAATGAAAAATTAAAAGCAGTTCTTCGTAAAGCTACTTGTGAATGTACAGCTGTACCGGTATGCTGCGGTACTGCATACAGAAACAAGGGTGTTCAGAAACTTCTGGATGCAATCATTGAATACATGCCTGCTCCAACAGACATTCCTCCAATCGAGGGTGTTGACCTAGATGGAAACCCGATCGTGAGACATTCTTCTGATGAAGAACCATTCTCTGCTCTGGCATTTAAGATTATGACAGACCCATTTGTTGGTAAACTGGCATACTTCCGTGTATACTCCGGTACCATGAACTCTGGTTCTTATGTACTTAACGCTACTAAGGACAAGAAAGAACGTGTTGGACGTATCCTTCAGATGCATGCTAACAAACGTATGGAACTGGATAAAGTATATTCAGGAGATATCGCAGCAGCAATCGGTTTCAAATTCACCACAACTGGTGATACAATCTGTGATGACCAGCACCCGGTAATCCTTGAATCCATGGAATTCCCGGAACCGGTTATCGAACTTGCAATCGAGCCTAAGACAAAAGCCGGCCAGGGTAAACTTGGTGAAGCTCTTGCAAAACTGGCAGAAGAAGACCCGACATTCCGTGCACATACAAATCAGGAAACAGGTCAGACAATCATCGCTGGTATGGGTGAGCTGCATCTGGAAATCATCGTTGACCGTCTGCTTCGTGAATTCAAAGTAGAGGCTAACGTAGGTGCTCCTCAGGTTGCATACAAAGAGACTATTACTAAGGCCGTAGACATCGACAGCAAATATGCTAAACAGTCTGGTGGTCGTGGACAGTATGGTCACTGTAAAGTTAAATTCGAGCCTATGGATGCCAACGGTGAAGAACTGTACAAGTTCGAATCCACTGTTGTTGGTGGTGCTATTCCGAAGGAATACATCCCGGCTGTTGGCGAAGGTATCGAAGAAGCTATGAAAGCTGGTATCCTGGGTGGATTCCCGGTAGTCGGCGTTCATGCAAATGTATATGACGGTTCTTATCATGAAGTCGATTCCTCTGAAATGGCATTCCACATTGCAGGTTCCCTTGCATTCAAGGATGCTATGCAGAAAGCAGCTCCGATTCTTCTTGAGCCTATCATGAGAGTCGAAGTTACTACTCCGGAAGATTACATGGGTGATGTTATCGGTGATATCAACTCCCGTCGTGGTCGTATCGAGGGTATGGATGACATCGGCGGTGGTAAGATGATCCGTGGATTCGTTCCGCTTTCCGAAATGTTCGGATACGCAACAGACCTCCGTTCCAGAACTCAGGGACGTGGTAACTACTCCATGTTCTTCGAGAAATACGAACAGGTTCCGAAGTCCGTTCAGGAAAAGATTCTTTCTAAGAAAGACTGA
- the rpsG gene encoding 30S ribosomal protein S7, whose product MPRKGHTQKRDVLADPMYNNKVVTKLINNIMLDGKKGVAQKIVYGAFARIEEKAGKPAIEVFEEAMNNIMPLLEVKARRIGGATYQVPIEVRADRRQALALRWLTTYSRKRGEKTMEERLANELLDAMNNTGASVKKKEDMHKMAEANKAFAHYRF is encoded by the coding sequence GTGCCACGTAAAGGACATACTCAGAAAAGAGACGTTCTGGCAGACCCGATGTACAACAATAAAGTGGTTACCAAACTTATCAACAACATCATGTTAGATGGTAAGAAAGGTGTCGCTCAGAAGATTGTATACGGCGCTTTCGCTAGAATTGAAGAAAAAGCTGGCAAACCAGCTATCGAAGTTTTTGAAGAGGCTATGAACAACATCATGCCACTTCTCGAGGTAAAAGCAAGACGTATCGGTGGTGCTACTTACCAGGTTCCGATCGAGGTAAGAGCAGACAGACGTCAGGCACTGGCTCTTCGCTGGCTCACCACATATTCTCGTAAAAGAGGCGAGAAGACTATGGAGGAGAGACTTGCAAACGAGCTTCTGGATGCAATGAACAACACAGGCGCATCTGTTAAGAAGAAAGAAGATATGCACAAGATGGCTGAAGCAAATAAAGCATTTGCTCACTATCGTTTCTAA
- the rpsL gene encoding 30S ribosomal protein S12, whose product MPTFNQLVRKGRQTAVKKSTAPALQRTFNSLRKKAVEQSAPQKRGVCTAVKTATPKKPNSALRKIARVRLSNGIEVTSYIPGEGHNLQEHSVVLIRGGRVKDLPGTRYHIIRGTLDTAGVANRKQARSKYGAKRPKKK is encoded by the coding sequence ATGCCAACATTCAACCAGTTAGTAAGAAAAGGACGTCAGACAGCTGTAAAGAAATCTACAGCACCGGCTCTGCAGAGAACATTCAACTCTTTAAGAAAGAAAGCTGTTGAACAGTCTGCACCACAGAAACGTGGAGTTTGTACAGCAGTTAAAACTGCAACACCTAAAAAACCTAACTCAGCTCTTAGAAAGATTGCCAGAGTTCGTCTTTCCAATGGAATCGAAGTAACAAGCTATATCCCAGGAGAAGGTCACAACCTTCAGGAACATAGTGTAGTTCTTATCCGTGGTGGACGTGTTAAGGACTTACCTGGTACCAGATACCACATCATCAGAGGTACACTGGATACTGCAGGTGTAGCTAACAGAAAACAGGCCCGCTCCAAATATGGTGCTAAGAGACCTAAAAAGAAATAA
- a CDS encoding serine hydrolase — protein MKNSKHKKPFLLYTIIIILALVILALGGLTLYSFQDLASLRSKVTDLQNTVQEISDTSAELISQAKELGSLNDQLESSNDSETDSSVDSSQDVQEEGTISPSHSSESSTDESLNSLLAQIKPLLPQNNGTWSVYVCNLMKNTEGVIDDQPMQAASLIKLFIMGTVYENYESLSETYGADTLNSYLNSMITVSDNDAANKLVNMLGDGDDETGMRAVNAFCASHGYSSTSMGRLLLQSNEYGDNYTSVSDCGHFLKEIYQSNAGTAKSTLAHTDAMYSLLKMQQRRNKIPANLPDGVKVANKTGELDDVENDAGIIYNTAKNIDLVVCFMSQDLTDSSEAQAVIAQDARLIYGYYNE, from the coding sequence ATGAAAAATAGCAAGCACAAAAAGCCATTTCTTCTTTATACGATCATCATCATCCTCGCGCTTGTCATTCTCGCACTTGGCGGGCTGACACTCTACTCTTTTCAGGATCTTGCTTCTCTCCGTTCAAAAGTCACTGATCTCCAGAATACAGTACAGGAAATTTCTGATACATCAGCAGAACTGATCAGTCAGGCAAAGGAACTAGGTAGTCTGAACGATCAACTGGAATCCTCAAATGATTCTGAAACAGATTCCTCCGTTGATTCTTCACAGGATGTACAGGAAGAAGGGACTATTTCTCCTTCCCATTCTTCTGAGTCTTCCACTGACGAAAGTCTGAACAGTCTTCTCGCTCAGATTAAACCGCTCCTTCCTCAGAACAATGGCACCTGGTCCGTATATGTATGCAACCTTATGAAAAATACAGAAGGTGTGATTGACGATCAGCCCATGCAGGCTGCCAGTCTGATCAAACTTTTTATTATGGGTACTGTTTACGAAAATTATGAATCTCTCTCCGAAACTTATGGTGCTGATACACTGAACAGTTATTTGAATTCAATGATTACCGTAAGTGATAACGATGCGGCAAATAAACTTGTAAATATGCTTGGTGATGGCGATGATGAAACCGGTATGCGTGCTGTGAATGCATTTTGTGCTTCTCATGGATACTCCAGCACTTCAATGGGACGTCTCCTTCTCCAGAGTAATGAATATGGTGATAATTACACTTCCGTCAGTGATTGCGGTCATTTTCTGAAGGAAATCTATCAGAGCAATGCCGGCACTGCCAAATCCACTCTTGCGCATACAGATGCAATGTATTCTCTTCTCAAAATGCAGCAGCGCAGAAATAAAATTCCTGCCAACCTTCCAGATGGAGTAAAAGTTGCCAACAAAACCGGAGAGTTGGATGATGTCGAAAATGATGCCGGAATCATTTACAATACCGCCAAAAACATCGATCTGGTTGTCTGCTTTATGTCGCAGGATCTCACCGACAGTAGTGAAGCACAGGCAGTAATCGCACAGGATGCTCGTCTGATCTATGGTTATTACAACGAATGA
- a CDS encoding PP2C family protein-serine/threonine phosphatase, whose translation MAYQIEYAYTCHIGKIRNNNEDNFWCCGDSLEAQNQGMSHIRSGYMKQSEYPLLAVFDGMGGESCGEMAAFLAAEACGEHFKTAKDGIRNDPEEFLNEICESMNQAICDYGRTNKINSMGTTAALLAFAEDAVYSCNLGDSRIYKSDREKFYQISQDHVLGRSLFGKAPLTQYLGMEEENLQLEPSISRQEIKIGDRFLLCSDGITDMLSDGEIADILSRDIPVAKTVEILVDRALKKGGRDNITVVLCEIMEQPRNMFRRVLNWFHRQNEGDI comes from the coding sequence ATGGCCTATCAGATTGAATATGCATATACATGCCATATAGGAAAAATCCGCAATAATAATGAAGATAATTTCTGGTGCTGCGGTGATAGTCTGGAGGCTCAGAATCAGGGAATGAGCCATATTCGAAGCGGATATATGAAACAATCGGAATATCCGCTGCTTGCTGTTTTTGATGGCATGGGAGGTGAGAGCTGTGGCGAGATGGCTGCTTTTCTTGCGGCAGAAGCCTGTGGCGAACATTTTAAAACTGCAAAAGATGGAATACGGAATGATCCGGAAGAATTCCTGAATGAAATCTGTGAAAGTATGAATCAGGCTATCTGCGATTACGGCAGGACAAATAAGATCAACAGCATGGGAACAACGGCAGCATTACTTGCCTTTGCAGAAGATGCTGTTTATAGCTGCAATCTTGGAGACAGCCGGATCTATAAATCAGACCGTGAGAAATTTTATCAGATTTCACAAGACCACGTCCTGGGGCGCAGTTTGTTTGGAAAGGCACCATTAACACAGTATCTTGGGATGGAAGAAGAAAATCTGCAGCTGGAACCGTCGATCAGCAGGCAGGAAATTAAAATAGGGGATCGCTTCCTGCTTTGTTCTGATGGAATCACAGATATGCTTTCAGACGGAGAAATCGCGGATATACTCAGCAGGGATATTCCAGTGGCAAAAACCGTAGAGATTCTCGTGGACAGAGCTCTGAAAAAGGGTGGAAGAGATAATATTACAGTTGTTTTATGTGAGATCATGGAGCAGCCACGCAATATGTTCAGACGAGTGTTAAATTGGTTTCACAGGCAGAATGAGGGTGATATATAA
- a CDS encoding serine/threonine protein kinase, with amino-acid sequence MDKQLPVSVWPEWKITEKIGEGSFGKVYKACRSEQGTTFYSAIKVITIPSNPGELSSVRSESPNEQSVKEYFQGLVDECIQEVSTMEYFRGNSHVVSVEDYKVVEYLDDIGWDIYIRMEYLTSFMEYCAGRALSEDDVLRLGIDLCKALEYCQCQNIIHRDIKPENIFVSRFGEFKLGDFGIARELERTMSGLSKKGTYSYMAPEMYKGEAYDSRVDIYSLGIVLYKLRNHNRLPFISLEKQLITYRDKENALNKRMAGEKLPRPAEAGDAFAEVILKACAFDREERYANAVEFREALERVKTGSSSAKTAHVRKTQELEHAPGKINPQKVQHKSQQRTPQKDRKQAIQQSQMKAETEGTVIVRKNNQERPLSAKKAKKRAKKKFEPLVAAVIIMFAAVCVIVGVFIWLLRENAELQRLKQSVTETVQTAESKQLQETLEKIQTQATEISDNLNDYSWIGSEEDGKISYLKQLDDGSWQVRKILIYPSLSKDNQYEEYYYWKNELFFAYIWSDSSTSGDIKEGQQKIDRYYYDDGKLVRWIDENNRCHDNETNNDEYVSRGEKYLNRAEEYKNELNLSSDSSSENSAS; translated from the coding sequence ATGGATAAGCAACTGCCGGTTTCTGTATGGCCGGAATGGAAGATTACAGAAAAGATTGGAGAAGGATCTTTCGGTAAAGTTTATAAAGCTTGTCGAAGTGAGCAGGGAACGACATTTTATTCTGCGATTAAAGTTATCACGATTCCCTCAAATCCCGGGGAATTAAGCAGCGTTCGTTCTGAAAGCCCGAATGAACAGTCAGTGAAAGAATATTTTCAGGGACTTGTTGATGAATGTATTCAGGAAGTCAGTACCATGGAATATTTCAGAGGAAATTCTCATGTGGTTTCTGTTGAAGATTATAAAGTAGTAGAATATCTGGATGACATTGGATGGGATATTTATATCCGGATGGAATATCTGACCAGCTTTATGGAATATTGTGCAGGACGCGCACTTTCGGAAGATGATGTGCTCCGCCTTGGTATTGATCTGTGTAAAGCATTGGAATACTGTCAATGTCAGAATATTATTCACAGAGATATCAAACCTGAAAATATTTTTGTATCCAGGTTTGGAGAATTTAAACTTGGAGACTTTGGTATTGCCCGTGAACTGGAACGCACTATGAGCGGACTTTCAAAGAAGGGTACCTATTCTTATATGGCTCCGGAAATGTATAAAGGTGAAGCTTATGATTCAAGAGTAGACATTTATTCGCTTGGAATTGTTTTATACAAACTTCGGAATCACAACAGACTTCCGTTTATCAGCCTGGAAAAACAGCTGATTACATACAGAGATAAAGAAAATGCTTTGAATAAACGTATGGCCGGGGAGAAACTCCCTAGACCGGCAGAAGCAGGCGATGCGTTTGCGGAGGTGATTCTCAAAGCATGTGCGTTTGACCGGGAAGAACGTTATGCCAATGCAGTGGAATTTCGTGAAGCATTGGAGAGAGTAAAAACAGGAAGTTCATCTGCAAAAACAGCGCATGTACGTAAAACGCAGGAGCTTGAACATGCACCGGGGAAAATAAATCCACAGAAGGTGCAGCACAAATCTCAGCAAAGAACGCCACAGAAAGACCGAAAACAAGCAATCCAGCAGTCCCAAATGAAAGCAGAGACAGAAGGGACAGTGATTGTACGCAAAAACAATCAGGAAAGACCGCTATCAGCAAAAAAAGCCAAAAAGAGAGCAAAAAAGAAATTTGAGCCACTGGTTGCTGCGGTTATTATCATGTTTGCTGCAGTCTGTGTGATCGTGGGTGTATTTATCTGGCTTTTGAGGGAAAATGCGGAACTGCAGCGTTTGAAACAGTCTGTAACGGAAACTGTTCAGACTGCAGAAAGTAAGCAGTTGCAGGAGACACTGGAAAAAATACAGACGCAGGCAACAGAGATCAGTGATAATCTGAATGATTACAGCTGGATCGGTTCAGAAGAGGATGGAAAGATCAGCTACCTGAAACAGCTGGATGATGGCAGCTGGCAGGTAAGGAAGATCCTTATCTATCCATCCCTTTCGAAGGATAATCAGTATGAAGAATACTATTACTGGAAGAATGAACTGTTTTTTGCATATATTTGGTCAGACAGCAGTACATCCGGAGATATAAAAGAAGGACAGCAGAAAATAGACCGTTATTATTATGATGATGGAAAGCTTGTCCGATGGATTGATGAAAATAACCGTTGTCATGACAATGAGACAAATAATGATGAATACGTCAGCAGAGGCGAAAAGTATCTGAATCGTGCAGAGGAATATAAGAATGAACTGAATCTTTCTTCAGACAGCAGCTCAGAAAATTCAGCATCATAA